From the genome of Leishmania infantum JPCM5 genome chromosome 34, one region includes:
- a CDS encoding putative RNA helicase translates to MAWRRRVAAVGASWPLASPASLRFAGAAPPSPLTSARQHQLHNVCDAIYRSGTAREALRQAIHEPSHESALRLLEEFEKDPGVWRDEAWTTAFLTASSHLSSQMNLLLARFTHWHTVRKAPTKVAMHKPWDWYPHARLMRRRFIFHYGPTNSGKTHAALEALMRARSGVYCAPLKALASQVWHRVKERVPCDLLIGDERVFGGAAEHVSCTVEMTPVDLPVDVGVVDEIQMMTDRDRGWAWTRALLGLPAREIHLCGEARALPLIQNLLYATHERKNLSTVEHKRLVPLTVSPSLRSRLRPETVENGDCFVCFSKKQVLDLRDNLNRLSGVTSSAIYGAMPFQVREAEAARFNRGVTEYINASASCSANAKNNAAGCSTTSSPGTRPRESSPETATPTKHVLVSTDAIAYGLNMNIERMVFTTLRKFDGKAMAELPAATVQQIAGRSGRFGLTRQHAVGRCTVLHECDMAAFRAAMSAQLEPLAKAGLLPTGDILQLFAELESAKSRKAGKPTLDLSGGSFFELMSTFAASCVESHNFFPCDIHRSLLRVAELLEPVCNLSLTDRIVFCYLPLSDTSAASLQLIVAYATDHAAGKPVPLRFDVWCTELMQRAEREETCGVGASSPGQRQQQQLSVRDLATELERCFRQAEMYCWLSWRFSKTFVERERGLELKASITAALTRLNGSA, encoded by the coding sequence ATGGCCTGGCGACGACGAGTTGCCGCCGTTGGCGCCTCGTGGCCACTTGCGTCGCCTGCGAGTCTTCGCTTTGCTGGCGCGGCTCCGCCATCGCCTTTGACGtctgcgcggcagcatcaACTGCACAACGTTTGCGATGCCATctaccgcagcggcacggcgagAGAGGCTCTTCGCCAGGCGATACATGAGCCATCGCACGAGAGTGCCCTCCGCTTGCTTGAAGAGTTCGAGAAGGATCCCGGCGTCTGGCGCGACGAGGCGTGGACCACCGCTTTCCTTACCGCCTCCTCGCACCTGTCAAGCCAGATGAACCTCTTGCTTGCCCGCTTCACGCATTGGCACACAGTGCGCAAGGCCCCGACCAAGGTTGCAATGCACAAGCCATGGGACTGGTATCCGCACGCGCGTCtcatgcgccgccgctttaTTTTCCACTACGGCCCCACAAACAGCGGCAAGACGCACGCCGCTTTAGAGGCACTGATGCGagcacgcagcggcgtctACTGCGCCCCTCTCAAGGCGCTGGCGTCACAGGTATGGCACCGCGTGAAGGAACGCGTGCCGTGCGACCTGCTCATCGGCGACGAGCGCGTGtttggcggcgctgcggagcaCGTCTCATGCACGGTGGAGATGACTCCTGTGGACTTGCCGGTGGACGTCGGGGTCGTGGACGAGATTCAGATGATGACGGATCGCGACCGCGGGTGGGCCTGGACACGCGCGCTCCTTGGCCTGCCCGCACGCGAGATTCACCTCTGCGGTGAGGCTCGGGCATTGCCGCTCATCCAGAATCTACTCTACGCCACTCACGAGCGGAAGAACTTGTCAACAGTGGAGCACAAACGTCTCGTGCCGCTGACGGTGTCCCCGAGCCTTCGCTCTAGGCTTCGGCCGGAAACAGTGGAGAACGGCGACTGCTTTGTCTGCTTCTCCAAGAAGCAAGTACTGGACCTGCGGGACAACCTAAACCGTCTTTCTGGCGTGACGAGCTCCGCCATCTACGGCGCCATGCCATTCCAGGTGCGAGAGGCGGAGGCTGCACGCTTCAATCGTGGTGTTACCGAGTACATCaacgcctccgcctcctgcagcgccaacgCGAAAAACAACGCAGCTGGCTGCAGTACCACGTCGTCGCCAGGCACCCGGCCTCGTGAGTCATCGCCGGAAACGGCGACGCCCACAAAGCACGTTCTCGTCTCCACCGACGCCATTGCCTACGGCCTCAACATGAACATCGAGCGCATGGTTTTTACGACACTGCGCAAGTTCGATGGCAAGGCCATGGCCGAGCTGCCTGCCGCGACTGTCCAGCAAATCGCAGGGCGCTCCGGCCGCTTCGGCCTCACTCGGCAGCACGCTGTGGGTCGCTGCACCGTGCTGCACGAGTGCGACATGGCAGCGTTTCGCGCCGCCATGTCTGCGCAGCTGGAGCCGCTTGCAAAAGCGGGGTTGCTGCCCACAGGCGACATTCTTCAGCTGTTTGCTGAGCTGGAGTCTGCCAAGTCGCGCAAGGCGGGTAAGCCAACTTTGGATCTGAGTGGCGGGTCATTTTTTGAGCTCATGTCGACGTTTGCCGCCTCGTGCGTGGAGTCGCACAACTTTTTCCCCTGTGACATTCATCGCTCTCTGCTGCGAGTGGCTGAGCTCCTTGAACCGGTGTGCAACCTTTCGTTGACGGATCGCATTGTGTTTTGTTATCTGCCGCTGAGCGACACgagcgctgcgtcgctgcagctgattGTGGCCTACGCCACCGATCACGCCGCAGGGAAGCCTGTGCCCTTGCGGTTCGACGTTTGGTGCACGGAGCTGATGCAGCGGGCGGAGCGAGAGGAAACGTGCGGTGTGGGAGCCTCATCTCCGGgccagaggcagcagcagcagctctccgtGAGAGACCTGGCCACCGAGCTCGAGCGGTGCTTTCGGCAGGCAGAGATGTACTGCTGGCTGTCCTGGCGTTTCAGCAAGACGTTTGTGGAGCGCGAGAGAGGCCTCGAGTTGAAGGCCTCCATCACCGCTGCCTTGACACGGCTGAACGGATCTGCTTGA